The following are encoded in a window of Streptomyces sp. SAT1 genomic DNA:
- a CDS encoding maleate cis-trans isomerase family protein, translating into MTALGVLYPGHFAEDDYPRIEQLLGSDIRVDLVHTPKDEDAYRTDVPRAARPVEELTRGAEELRLSGAEAAVWAGSGGGFTAGWDGAHQQVRALAQAIGMPASATSFGFVHAVHEIGVRRVAVAATYPDEVTARFADFLRAGGVEVAAAHSAGCRSAAEAAAWGEPEVLALARAADTARAEAVLLPDTALHTASHLMALEKDLGKPVLTANQVTVWEGLRLTDRRVNAPDLGALFTREPIVQV; encoded by the coding sequence ATGACCGCACTCGGAGTCCTCTACCCGGGCCACTTCGCCGAGGACGACTATCCGCGCATCGAACAGCTCCTGGGCAGCGACATCCGGGTCGACCTCGTCCACACCCCGAAGGACGAGGACGCCTACCGGACGGACGTGCCACGCGCCGCCCGGCCCGTCGAGGAGCTGACGCGCGGCGCGGAGGAACTGCGGCTGTCCGGCGCCGAGGCGGCGGTGTGGGCCGGTAGCGGCGGCGGCTTCACCGCCGGCTGGGACGGCGCCCACCAGCAGGTGCGCGCCCTGGCACAGGCGATCGGCATGCCCGCCTCCGCCACCTCCTTCGGCTTCGTGCACGCGGTGCACGAGATCGGCGTACGGCGCGTCGCCGTCGCCGCCACCTACCCGGACGAGGTGACCGCCCGCTTCGCCGACTTCCTGCGCGCGGGCGGTGTCGAGGTGGCCGCCGCGCACAGCGCCGGCTGCCGCTCGGCCGCCGAGGCGGCGGCCTGGGGCGAGCCGGAGGTCCTCGCCCTGGCCCGCGCCGCCGACACCGCGCGGGCCGAGGCGGTGCTCCTGCCGGACACCGCCCTGCACACCGCCTCCCACCTCATGGCCCTGGAGAAGGACCTCGGCAAGCCCGTCCTCACCGCGAACCAGGTGACCGTCTGGGAGGGGCTGCGGCTCACCGACCGCCGGGTCAACGCCCCCGACCTGGGCGCGCTGTTCACCCGGGAACCGATCGTCCAGGTGTGA
- a CDS encoding LLM class flavin-dependent oxidoreductase — MAADEIRGEGHGSAPVPLSVLDLVTVGAGHTATEALRTSVALSRLAESRGYHRFWVAEHHSMPGVASSSPAVILAHLAAHTERIRLGSGGVMLPNHAPLVIAEQFGTLEAMAPGRIDLGLGRAPGTDGATAAALRRTDHLNEGADDFPQQLAELTRFLDDDFPDGHPYRRIHAVPGPVQATSPGGVQSPHRPPIWLLGSSGFSARLAGMLGLPFAFAHHFSAQNTVPALDLYRESFRPSAVLDAPYALIGVAALATEDEREARRQVLAAALNMVRLRTGRPGLVPTPEEAEAYEFSPMEQDFIASWNANVVHGTPDEVRSGLDDLQKRTGADELMITSNAHSGDVRLRSYELIADAYGLPGV; from the coding sequence GTGGCGGCAGACGAGATCCGAGGCGAGGGGCACGGCAGCGCACCCGTACCCCTCTCCGTCCTGGACCTGGTGACGGTGGGCGCGGGCCACACCGCCACCGAGGCGCTGCGCACCAGCGTGGCCCTGTCCCGGCTGGCGGAGAGCCGCGGCTACCACCGCTTCTGGGTCGCCGAGCACCACTCCATGCCCGGAGTGGCCTCCTCGTCACCTGCCGTGATCCTCGCCCACCTCGCCGCCCACACCGAGCGCATCCGCCTCGGCTCGGGCGGCGTCATGCTGCCCAACCACGCCCCGCTGGTCATCGCCGAGCAGTTCGGCACCCTGGAGGCCATGGCCCCCGGCCGCATCGACCTCGGCCTCGGCCGCGCCCCCGGCACCGACGGCGCCACCGCCGCCGCCCTGCGCCGCACGGATCACCTCAACGAGGGCGCCGACGACTTCCCGCAGCAGCTCGCCGAGCTGACCCGCTTCCTCGACGACGACTTCCCCGACGGCCACCCCTACCGCCGTATCCACGCCGTGCCCGGCCCGGTCCAGGCCACCTCGCCCGGCGGGGTGCAGTCCCCGCACCGGCCGCCGATCTGGCTGCTCGGCTCCTCCGGCTTCAGCGCCCGGCTGGCCGGCATGCTCGGCCTGCCCTTCGCCTTCGCCCACCACTTCTCCGCGCAGAACACCGTCCCGGCGCTCGACCTCTACCGCGAGTCCTTCCGGCCCAGCGCGGTCCTCGACGCCCCGTACGCCCTCATCGGGGTCGCCGCCCTCGCGACCGAGGACGAGCGCGAGGCCCGCCGCCAGGTGCTGGCCGCCGCGCTCAACATGGTCCGGCTGCGCACCGGCCGCCCGGGACTGGTTCCCACGCCCGAGGAGGCGGAGGCGTACGAGTTCAGCCCGATGGAGCAGGACTTCATCGCGTCCTGGAACGCCAACGTCGTCCACGGCACGCCCGACGAGGTCCGCTCCGGCCTCGACGACCTCCAGAAGCGCACCGGCGCCGACGAGCTGATGATCACCAGCAACGCGCACAGCGGCGACGTACGGCTGCGCAGCTACGAACTCATCGCGGACGCCTACGGGCTGCCCGGCGTCTGA
- a CDS encoding phosphatase PAP2 family protein — MPQTEAPARAPRAEAPPRTRPRWWTELPLILLVYGCYSAGRLLVRGDVAGAVDHGLSILHIEKVLRINFEHPLNRLFTREPWLGVPADFWYASLHYVVTPAILVWLFRRRTAYYRAARTWLMTSTFIGLIGFTLLPTCPPRLLSPGHGFVDTMAHYSSYGWWGGDASAPRGMGGMTNQYAAMPSLHVGWALWCGVMLWRHGGTRWAKAAGVAYPTLTAIVVMGTANHYFLDAVAGVAVMGVGLLLAPHVLRAADRARTLLAARVPALAGRPDGAGSPVVSGECQTSAGERIPRQRETRFGSGAEPGASPQDTGDGAPAAAR; from the coding sequence ATGCCGCAGACCGAGGCACCGGCACGTGCACCGCGCGCCGAGGCGCCCCCGCGGACCCGGCCGCGCTGGTGGACCGAGCTGCCGCTGATCCTGCTCGTGTACGGCTGCTACTCGGCCGGGCGGCTGCTGGTCCGCGGTGACGTCGCGGGCGCCGTCGACCACGGTCTGTCGATCCTGCACATCGAGAAGGTGCTGCGGATCAACTTCGAGCACCCCCTGAACCGGCTGTTCACCCGCGAGCCCTGGCTCGGCGTCCCGGCCGACTTCTGGTACGCGTCCCTGCACTACGTGGTGACGCCCGCGATCCTGGTGTGGCTGTTCCGGCGGCGCACCGCGTACTACCGCGCGGCCCGCACCTGGCTGATGACGTCCACGTTCATCGGGCTGATCGGCTTCACCCTGCTGCCGACCTGCCCGCCCCGGCTGCTCTCGCCCGGTCACGGCTTCGTGGACACCATGGCCCACTACAGCTCGTACGGCTGGTGGGGCGGCGACGCCAGCGCGCCGCGCGGCATGGGCGGCATGACCAACCAGTACGCGGCCATGCCCAGCCTGCACGTCGGCTGGGCGCTGTGGTGCGGCGTGATGCTGTGGCGCCACGGCGGCACCCGCTGGGCGAAGGCGGCCGGTGTCGCCTACCCGACACTGACCGCGATCGTGGTGATGGGCACCGCCAACCACTACTTCCTGGACGCCGTCGCGGGTGTGGCCGTGATGGGCGTCGGGCTGCTGCTCGCCCCGCACGTGCTGCGCGCCGCCGACCGGGCCCGGACACTGCTGGCCGCGCGGGTCCCGGCCCTGGCGGGCCGCCCGGACGGCGCGGGTTCCCCCGTTGTCAGTGGCGAGTGCCAGACTTCGGCGGGTGAGCGAATTCCACGGCAGCGCGAAACACGGTTCGGTTCCGGAGCCGAGCCGGGTGCCTCCCCCCAGGACACCGGGGACGGCGCTCCGGCAGCAGCTCGCTGA
- a CDS encoding putative bifunctional diguanylate cyclase/phosphodiesterase, translated as MRPKVTQSDVMKAPGTDPGGGGPDTMAVAGPHGGHGAALSTRAPAPPPAPVPTPGVTPVLSPGVTPMAEPVPAGAGFAGPDQSPAPAPPFRSAFGAAPLAMAVVDRDGLVVSANDTFAALVGASAADLAGQPAADLVDLGSDARTWQAYREVLRGRQARLRCTRRLKQADGRSLWAQVTVAPLPPEDRPRGAPGTADGAPDGGPPDVPPGVLLSIADVSARRELQSRLRHLRMHDPVTRLPNRTLFFERLSAVLEADAYDGGGTGRIGLCYLDLDGFKAVNDTLGHRVGDRLLAAVARRLTGCADEAGSGRGSTPLVARLGGDEFALLVEDSTGTEQLADLAESVLTALQAPFEVAGRLLSVSASIGVVERQTAGTSATALMQAADTTLYWAKADGRARWTLFDPERNAHRMTRQALVSTLRAAVERGEFTLEYQPLVAMEDGRLRGVEALVRWRHPQFGMLTPNRFIALAEEDGSIVPLGRWILATACRQARRWQLDHPDEPPIFVSVNVAVRQVWDSDLVADVAEVLAETGLAPGLLQLELTESAVMGSAGRPLEALRALSDMGVHIAIDDFGTGYSNLAYLSRLPVSALKLDGSFVRGFQYAEREGVRPALADTGTPEAGAEPASPADEVIVEAMIQLAHRLGLTVTAECVETTDQASRLRRIGCDTGQGWLYSRPVSPDRISELLGGHACGRR; from the coding sequence ATGCGGCCGAAAGTCACACAGAGTGATGTTATGAAGGCGCCGGGTACCGACCCGGGCGGCGGCGGCCCGGACACCATGGCCGTGGCGGGGCCGCACGGCGGTCACGGCGCCGCCCTGTCCACCAGGGCACCCGCGCCCCCACCCGCACCCGTCCCCACCCCCGGCGTCACCCCCGTCCTCAGCCCCGGCGTCACCCCAATGGCGGAACCGGTCCCCGCCGGGGCCGGATTCGCCGGGCCGGACCAGTCCCCCGCCCCCGCCCCGCCCTTCCGGTCGGCCTTCGGCGCCGCCCCGCTCGCGATGGCCGTCGTCGACCGCGACGGCCTGGTCGTCAGCGCCAACGACACCTTCGCCGCCCTGGTCGGCGCGTCCGCCGCCGACCTCGCCGGACAGCCCGCCGCCGACCTGGTGGACCTCGGCTCCGACGCCCGCACCTGGCAGGCGTACCGCGAGGTGCTGCGCGGGCGGCAGGCCCGGCTGCGCTGCACCCGCCGGCTCAAACAGGCCGACGGCCGCTCGCTGTGGGCGCAGGTCACGGTCGCGCCGCTGCCGCCGGAGGACCGGCCCCGGGGCGCGCCCGGGACCGCGGACGGCGCCCCGGACGGCGGGCCGCCGGACGTCCCTCCGGGCGTGCTGCTGTCGATCGCCGACGTCAGCGCCCGCCGTGAGCTCCAGTCCCGGCTGCGGCATCTGCGGATGCACGACCCGGTGACCCGGCTGCCCAACCGCACCCTGTTCTTCGAGCGCCTGTCGGCCGTGCTGGAGGCGGACGCGTACGACGGCGGCGGGACCGGCCGGATCGGTCTGTGCTACCTGGACCTCGACGGCTTCAAGGCGGTCAACGACACCCTGGGACACCGGGTCGGCGACCGGCTGCTCGCGGCGGTGGCGCGGCGGCTGACCGGCTGCGCGGACGAGGCCGGTTCCGGCCGGGGCAGCACCCCGCTGGTGGCCCGGCTCGGCGGGGACGAGTTCGCGCTGCTCGTGGAGGACTCCACCGGCACCGAACAACTGGCCGATCTGGCCGAGTCGGTGCTCACCGCGCTCCAGGCGCCGTTCGAGGTCGCCGGGCGCCTGCTGTCGGTGTCGGCGTCGATCGGCGTGGTCGAGCGCCAGACCGCCGGGACCTCGGCGACCGCCCTGATGCAGGCCGCGGACACGACCCTGTACTGGGCGAAGGCCGACGGCAGGGCCCGCTGGACCCTGTTCGACCCGGAGCGCAACGCGCACCGGATGACCCGCCAGGCGCTGGTCTCCACGCTGCGCGCGGCCGTGGAGCGGGGCGAGTTCACCCTGGAGTACCAGCCGCTGGTCGCCATGGAGGACGGGCGGCTGCGCGGGGTGGAGGCGCTGGTGCGCTGGCGGCACCCGCAGTTCGGGATGCTGACGCCGAATCGGTTCATCGCACTGGCGGAGGAGGACGGTTCGATCGTGCCGCTGGGCCGCTGGATCCTGGCGACCGCCTGCCGCCAGGCCCGCCGCTGGCAGCTCGACCACCCCGACGAGCCGCCGATCTTCGTCAGCGTCAATGTCGCGGTCCGCCAGGTGTGGGACTCCGACCTGGTCGCGGACGTGGCCGAGGTGCTGGCGGAGACGGGGCTCGCGCCGGGCCTGCTCCAGCTGGAGCTGACCGAGTCGGCGGTGATGGGCTCGGCCGGGCGGCCGCTGGAGGCGCTGCGGGCGCTGAGCGACATGGGCGTGCACATCGCCATCGACGACTTCGGCACCGGCTACTCGAACCTCGCCTACCTCAGCCGGCTGCCGGTGTCGGCGCTGAAGCTGGACGGCTCGTTCGTCCGGGGCTTCCAGTACGCGGAGCGGGAGGGGGTCCGGCCGGCCCTCGCGGACACCGGGACGCCGGAGGCGGGCGCGGAGCCCGCGAGCCCGGCCGACGAGGTGATCGTCGAGGCGATGATCCAGCTCGCGCACCGGCTGGGGCTGACCGTCACCGCCGAGTGCGTGGAGACCACCGACCAGGCCAGCAGGCTGCGCCGCATCGGCTGCGACACCGGGCAGGGCTGGCTGTACTCCCGCCCGGTGTCACCGGACCGCATCTCCGAGCTGCTGGGCGGCCACGCCTGCGGCCGCCGGTAG
- a CDS encoding histidine phosphatase family protein, whose protein sequence is MAPRILLARHGQTQWSLSGKHTGRTDVPLLEEGRRGAKLLGERLHRAPFDGLPGVEVRTSPLVRARETCELAGFGERATDWDTLMEWDYGSYEGMTPRQIQDEVPGWLLWRDGAPRGETPGEVRDRADEVVAWARGEDRDVLVFAHGHILRAIGARWLGLPLDFAARVRLSPTSLSVLDWAYGEPVLHSWNDVGHLEG, encoded by the coding sequence ATGGCACCGCGCATCCTGCTGGCCCGGCACGGGCAGACCCAGTGGTCGCTGTCCGGCAAGCACACCGGCAGGACCGACGTGCCCCTCCTGGAGGAGGGCCGGCGCGGCGCCAAGCTGCTCGGCGAGCGGCTGCACCGGGCACCCTTCGACGGACTGCCGGGCGTCGAGGTCCGCACCAGCCCGCTCGTGCGCGCGCGGGAGACGTGCGAACTGGCCGGTTTCGGCGAGCGCGCCACGGACTGGGACACGCTCATGGAGTGGGACTACGGCTCCTACGAGGGCATGACGCCCCGGCAGATCCAGGACGAGGTCCCCGGCTGGCTCCTGTGGCGCGACGGTGCCCCGCGCGGGGAGACGCCCGGCGAGGTGCGGGACCGCGCCGACGAGGTGGTGGCCTGGGCCCGCGGCGAGGACCGCGACGTGCTGGTCTTCGCGCACGGGCACATCCTGCGGGCGATCGGCGCCCGCTGGCTCGGCCTGCCGCTCGACTTCGCCGCCCGCGTGCGCCTCAGCCCCACCTCGCTCTCGGTGCTGGACTGGGCCTACGGCGAACCGGTCCTGCACAGCTGGAACGACGTGGGGCACCTGGAGGGCTAG
- a CDS encoding glutathione-independent formaldehyde dehydrogenase: MKAVVYEKPFDVAVRDVDDPRIQHPNDVIVRITSSAICGSDLHMYEGRTAAKAGIVFGHENLGVVEETGSGVTSLAEGDRVVMPFNVACGFCKNCLAGKTGFCLTVNPGFAGGAYGYVAMGPYTGGQAEHLRVPFADFNCLKLPPGDEFETDFVLLADIFPTGYHGCELAQVTPGESVAVFGAGPVGLMAAYSALLRGASKVFTVDRVPERLAKAEEIGAVPIDFTRGDPAEQIKEQTGGEGTDKGVDAVGYQAQSHKDVGHEEPAVVLNTLVETVRPTGMLGIPGLYVPSDPGGPDEHAKHGQLLVSIGKMFEKGQRMGTGQCNVKQYNRQLRDLIIAGRARPSFVVSHELPLDQAPQAYEKFDQRVEGYTKVVLHPGHALAA; this comes from the coding sequence GTGAAAGCCGTCGTCTACGAGAAGCCCTTCGACGTGGCGGTGCGCGACGTCGACGATCCCCGGATCCAGCACCCCAACGACGTGATCGTCCGCATCACGTCCAGTGCGATCTGCGGATCCGACCTGCACATGTACGAGGGCCGCACGGCCGCGAAGGCGGGCATCGTCTTCGGCCACGAGAACCTGGGCGTCGTGGAGGAGACCGGCAGCGGCGTGACCTCGCTGGCCGAGGGCGACCGGGTCGTCATGCCGTTCAACGTCGCGTGCGGGTTCTGCAAGAACTGCCTCGCCGGAAAGACCGGGTTCTGCCTCACGGTCAACCCGGGCTTCGCCGGCGGCGCCTACGGCTATGTCGCGATGGGCCCCTACACCGGTGGCCAGGCCGAGCACCTGCGGGTGCCCTTCGCCGACTTCAACTGTCTGAAGCTGCCGCCGGGCGACGAGTTCGAGACCGACTTCGTGCTGCTCGCCGACATCTTCCCGACCGGCTACCACGGCTGCGAACTCGCCCAGGTCACGCCGGGCGAGTCGGTGGCGGTGTTCGGCGCCGGGCCGGTGGGCCTGATGGCCGCCTACTCGGCGCTGCTGCGCGGCGCGTCCAAGGTGTTCACCGTGGACCGGGTGCCCGAGCGGCTGGCCAAGGCGGAGGAGATCGGGGCCGTCCCCATCGACTTCACCCGGGGCGACCCGGCCGAGCAGATCAAGGAGCAGACGGGCGGCGAGGGCACCGACAAGGGCGTGGACGCCGTCGGCTACCAGGCCCAGTCGCACAAGGACGTGGGCCACGAAGAGCCCGCCGTCGTCCTGAACACCCTGGTCGAGACGGTACGGCCCACCGGCATGCTCGGCATACCGGGCCTGTACGTCCCCTCCGACCCGGGCGGGCCCGACGAGCACGCCAAGCACGGCCAGCTGCTGGTCTCCATCGGCAAGATGTTCGAGAAGGGGCAGCGGATGGGCACCGGCCAGTGCAACGTCAAGCAGTACAACCGCCAGCTCCGCGACCTGATCATCGCCGGGCGGGCCAGGCCCAGCTTCGTCGTCTCGCACGAGCTGCCCCTGGACCAGGCACCGCAGGCGTACGAGAAGTTCGACCAGCGCGTCGAGGGCTACACCAAGGTCGTCCTGCACCCCGGGCACGCCCTGGCCGCCTGA
- a CDS encoding AAA domain-containing protein produces the protein MTAPTEETSATAGAPGPGLDPGAAAARATEAILRDTLHGTHRGVVVDSPPGAGKSTLVVRAALELAAAGRPLMVVAQTNAQVDDLVVRLAEKEPELPVGRLHSSDSDPYDKALDALENVRTSAKAGDLAGLDIVLSTAAKWAHVKTDEPWRHAIVDEAYQMRSDALLAVAGLFERALFVGDPGQLDPFSIVGGEQWAGLSYDPSASAVTTLLAHNPELPQHRLPVSWRLPASAAPLVSDAFYPYTPFRSGTAAGQRRLGFAVPSDGSGPDRVIDEAAESGWGLLELPARHTPRTDPEAVRAVAAVVARLLERGGAALSERAPDEPAPLTADRIAVGTAHRDQAAAVRAALASVGVTDVTVDTANRLQGREFDVTVVLHPLSGRPDATAFHLETGRLCVLASRHRHACIVVCRAGVSELLDEHPSTEPVQLGVTVKFPDGWEANHAVLARLREHRVPWRP, from the coding sequence GTGACCGCCCCCACCGAGGAGACCTCCGCCACGGCCGGCGCCCCCGGGCCCGGCCTCGACCCCGGCGCGGCGGCCGCCCGCGCCACCGAGGCGATCCTCCGCGACACCCTGCACGGCACGCACCGCGGCGTCGTCGTCGACTCCCCGCCGGGCGCCGGGAAGTCGACGCTGGTGGTGCGCGCCGCACTGGAGCTGGCCGCCGCCGGGCGGCCGCTGATGGTCGTGGCGCAGACCAACGCGCAGGTCGACGACCTGGTGGTACGGCTCGCGGAGAAGGAGCCCGAGCTGCCCGTGGGGCGGCTGCACAGCAGCGACTCCGACCCGTACGACAAGGCGCTCGACGCCCTGGAGAACGTCCGCACGTCCGCGAAGGCGGGCGACCTGGCCGGGCTGGACATCGTGCTGTCCACCGCCGCGAAGTGGGCGCATGTGAAGACCGACGAGCCGTGGCGGCACGCGATCGTCGACGAGGCGTACCAGATGCGTTCGGACGCGCTGCTGGCCGTGGCCGGGCTGTTCGAGCGGGCGCTGTTCGTGGGCGACCCCGGGCAACTGGACCCGTTCTCGATCGTCGGGGGCGAGCAGTGGGCGGGGCTGTCGTACGACCCGTCGGCCTCGGCGGTGACGACACTGCTGGCGCACAACCCGGAGCTGCCGCAGCACCGGCTGCCCGTGTCGTGGCGGCTGCCCGCGTCGGCGGCGCCGCTGGTGTCCGACGCGTTCTACCCGTACACGCCCTTCCGCAGCGGTACGGCGGCCGGGCAGCGGCGGCTCGGCTTCGCGGTGCCCTCGGACGGCTCGGGCCCCGACCGGGTGATCGACGAGGCCGCCGAGTCCGGCTGGGGCCTGCTGGAGCTGCCCGCGCGGCACACCCCGCGCACCGACCCGGAGGCGGTGCGGGCGGTGGCTGCGGTCGTGGCGCGGCTGCTGGAGCGCGGTGGCGCGGCGCTGTCCGAGCGGGCGCCGGACGAACCGGCGCCGCTGACCGCCGACCGGATCGCGGTCGGCACCGCCCACCGCGACCAGGCGGCGGCCGTCCGCGCGGCCCTCGCCTCCGTGGGCGTCACGGACGTGACCGTGGACACGGCCAACCGGCTCCAGGGCCGCGAGTTCGACGTCACCGTCGTGCTCCACCCGCTCTCCGGCCGCCCCGACGCCACCGCCTTCCACCTGGAGACCGGCCGCCTGTGCGTGCTGGCCTCCCGGCACCGGCACGCCTGCATCGTCGTCTGCCGCGCGGGCGTGAGCGAACTCCTCGACGAACACCCCTCCACCGAACCGGTCCAGCTCGGCGTCACCGTCAAGTTCCCTGACGGCTGGGAGGCCAACCACGCGGTCCTGGCCCGCCTGCGCGAACACCGGGTGCCATGGAGACCCTGA
- a CDS encoding bifunctional DNA primase/polymerase produces MSLTETSLFAGRTAAADLTGATRVTAEGADWLASAGPYPRSTLAHWREQPDAPVVLPCGTAFDVVGVPAIFGRRMLDRLWGEGPGSGPVAVHRGRMLLFAAPGTAHRLPSLLEWEDFGSRGQEAGRGRADGVPPLLCHGNGDAVTVPAPVGGPGRPHAASRWLVAPDTRRPWLPGPEILLWAAVRAARSAVRISIFPPPDQDAKVYDVSRRR; encoded by the coding sequence ATGAGCCTCACAGAAACGTCTCTCTTCGCCGGCCGGACCGCCGCCGCCGACCTCACCGGCGCCACCCGCGTCACCGCCGAGGGAGCCGACTGGCTCGCCTCGGCCGGGCCGTATCCGCGCAGCACACTCGCCCACTGGCGCGAACAGCCGGACGCGCCGGTCGTCCTGCCCTGCGGCACCGCCTTCGACGTGGTCGGCGTGCCCGCGATCTTCGGCCGCCGGATGCTGGACCGGCTCTGGGGCGAGGGGCCCGGCTCCGGCCCGGTGGCCGTCCACCGCGGACGGATGCTGCTGTTCGCCGCGCCGGGCACCGCGCACCGGCTGCCGTCGCTGCTGGAGTGGGAGGACTTCGGCTCCCGGGGCCAAGAGGCCGGACGGGGCCGCGCGGACGGCGTCCCGCCGCTGCTGTGCCACGGCAACGGCGACGCGGTGACCGTCCCGGCACCGGTCGGCGGCCCCGGCCGCCCGCACGCCGCGTCCCGCTGGCTGGTCGCGCCGGACACCCGGCGACCGTGGCTGCCGGGTCCCGAGATCCTGCTGTGGGCGGCCGTCCGGGCGGCCCGGTCGGCCGTGCGGATTTCGATTTTTCCTCCCCCCGATCAGGATGCTAAGGTCTACGACGTCAGCAGGCGCCGCTAG
- a CDS encoding M6 family metalloprotease domain-containing protein, with amino-acid sequence MPRQLPLKALGRDAFQALGRVGTRPRLRSTAAVFTTLSAVAATSILSGPSVAEPFAAAPCALRRTEAHHSEGVDTWNPSYTRPVRPLDAVMIFLSFPDAAPLTTPAELAADHFPATSRFYAQASYGRFTLRAHPLGHWIRMPRPSTAYAMHRDWDVRDRAAYLRDAVAAADPQVDFSRYDIVYLVADPDAPGVDSDATKVVNLNTPLRADGTDIRRVVTVFERHPPDRLVLAHETGHVFDLPDLYHRPADGKGDWDTYVGDWDLMGSQFALSPDLFAWHKWKLGWLDPRQVVCVQGTGPARLTLEPVEAGPAGAGPPGAAEQPDAGQPADVAGVPLFGLGGGTKLAVVRTGSDQALAVEARSSVGNDLTGCRQGVLVYRVRGDTESGGGAVQVIDAHPRTGACAGTSVYPPLADAPIGVGESFTVPGDGVRVEVEDRTASGAYTVSITPALESEG; translated from the coding sequence GTGCCGCGTCAGCTCCCCCTGAAAGCGCTCGGCCGTGACGCTTTCCAGGCGCTGGGCCGAGTGGGGACGCGCCCCCGACTGCGCAGCACCGCCGCCGTGTTCACCACCCTCTCGGCGGTCGCCGCCACCTCGATCCTCAGCGGGCCCTCGGTCGCCGAGCCCTTCGCGGCCGCCCCCTGCGCGCTGCGCCGGACCGAGGCCCACCACTCGGAGGGCGTCGACACCTGGAACCCCTCCTACACCCGGCCGGTCAGACCGCTCGACGCCGTGATGATCTTCCTGTCCTTCCCGGACGCCGCCCCGCTCACCACCCCGGCCGAACTCGCCGCCGACCACTTCCCGGCCACCAGCCGCTTCTACGCGCAGGCGTCGTACGGCCGGTTCACGCTGCGGGCGCATCCGCTCGGGCACTGGATCCGGATGCCGCGGCCGTCCACGGCGTACGCCATGCACCGCGACTGGGACGTCCGGGACCGGGCCGCCTATCTGCGCGACGCCGTCGCCGCCGCCGATCCGCAGGTCGACTTCTCCCGCTACGACATCGTCTACCTGGTCGCCGACCCGGACGCGCCGGGCGTCGACTCCGACGCCACGAAGGTCGTCAACCTCAACACCCCGCTGCGGGCGGACGGCACGGACATCCGGCGGGTGGTGACGGTGTTCGAACGGCATCCGCCGGACCGGCTGGTCCTCGCCCACGAGACCGGGCACGTCTTCGACCTGCCGGACCTGTACCACCGGCCGGCCGACGGCAAGGGCGACTGGGACACCTATGTCGGCGACTGGGACCTGATGGGCAGCCAGTTCGCTCTCTCGCCCGACCTGTTCGCCTGGCACAAGTGGAAGCTCGGCTGGCTGGACCCGCGCCAGGTCGTGTGCGTACAGGGGACCGGGCCGGCCCGGCTGACCCTGGAACCCGTGGAGGCGGGCCCGGCCGGCGCGGGGCCGCCCGGGGCGGCGGAACAGCCGGACGCGGGGCAGCCGGCGGACGTGGCCGGGGTGCCGCTGTTCGGGCTGGGCGGCGGCACGAAGCTCGCGGTGGTACGGACCGGGAGCGACCAGGCGCTGGCCGTCGAGGCGCGCTCCTCGGTCGGCAACGACCTCACCGGATGCCGACAGGGGGTGCTGGTGTACCGGGTGCGGGGGGACACGGAGTCGGGCGGCGGCGCGGTCCAGGTGATCGACGCCCATCCGCGCACCGGGGCGTGTGCGGGCACCTCCGTCTATCCGCCGCTCGCCGACGCGCCGATCGGCGTGGGGGAGAGCTTCACCGTGCCCGGCGACGGTGTCCGGGTGGAGGTCGAGGACCGCACGGCCTCGGGGGCGTACACCGTGAGCATCACCCCGGCTCTGGAGAGCGAGGGGTGA